The Caldalkalibacillus thermarum genome includes the window CCCGGGCTGCCAGTCTGGTGTTTACGGGCAAAACAGTATACCCGCCCAGCTGGCAAGCAAAGTAGGCCACCACAAACCGGTCGCAGTTAGGGAGCAGCAGCGCCAGTATATCCCCTTTCTCAAAGCCTTTTTCCCGGAGGTAACCAGCCAAACATTTCGATTGTTCGTATAATTGGAGATACGTTGTTTCCCTGCCTTCAAACACGCTGACCAGTTGCTGTGGGGTTTCTTCGGCCCAACGGCGTAAAATATCTCCGATTAGCACTCCCGTATCTCCTTTCTTTCTTAAAATTTAAGTCTTGTTACAAACACTGTAACTCTTTCTGTTCTCATCTATGCTCAATTTTTTAGGATGAGACATGCGAACTTTCTTCTGTCGTTTTGTCCTCATTTCTAATCAAAGACAAGTTATCCTCTGAACGGAAACCAATCAACAGAAGGTAGAGCAAAATCCCTATGCCAAGCCCCCAGGCAGGACCTTGTAAAGCAGTAATCATACCAATGGCCAGGGCCATTCCTCTGGCCACATTGTTATCCACCATGGCCATGGCCACATACGCACAAGCAAACCCGGTTAGCAATAAGGTCAGAGATAGAGCTACCGGCAAAAGAGGAGTCATAATACCTATCATTGGTGTTAAAAAACATAGGGGAATCGCTAACCAGTACCAGTTAATCGTTCCAGAGTATATTGACTCCAAAGCTTTTTGTCCAGACTTGTAGCGTTCAATGATATAGACTTGAACCCCTGTCCACATAGGACCATGCAAACACTAAAATGTACACCATGAGCGCCAATGGCAAAGCAGCAATGATCATCTCAAATGAGGGAAATCCTACCCCCCACGGGGTCAGCGTAGCGATCATTTCACCAAATTGGGGAACAAAGATGCCCCATTCTATTG containing:
- a CDS encoding AMP-binding protein, which codes for MLIGDILRRWAEETPQQLVSVFEGRETTYLQLYEQSKCLAGYLREKGFEKGDILALLLPNCDRFVVAYFACQLGGYTVLPVNTRLAAREIEXQTNVRIVGR